Proteins encoded together in one Cryptococcus deuterogattii R265 chromosome 13, complete sequence window:
- a CDS encoding solute carrier family 25 (mitochondrial carnitine/acylcarnitine transporter) member 20/29, which produces MSEITPISEYSRPPRKRNDVAIELLSGSFGGASQVLTGQPLDTLKTRAQTAPKGQFKNTWDIFKVTVRNEGFLALYKGMMSPLLGVAAVNSLLFTAYGTARRIVSPYPDLSIPQVATAGAMAGAANAVLASPVEMFKIKMQGQYGGKDDKRLGRVVGDMWKEYGFRNGIMRGYWVTVIREIPAYAGFYAGYEYSKRWFAKHYAPNNLPVWTLLTSGAVGGVSYWLACYPLDVVKSRVQMARLPPSKGRWLSGGYVAREINAIVMEGGVSSLFRGIGPSLVRAVPAAGATFAAYEVAREYIINHNLL; this is translated from the exons ATGTCTGAAATTACTCCCATCTCTGAGTATTCTCGACCACCCAGGAAAAGGAATGATGTCGCCATCGAACTTCTCTCTGGCAGCTTCGGAGGTGCTTCTCAGGTCTTGACCGGTCAA CCCCTTGATACTCTGAAAACT CGAGCACAAACCGCCCCTAAAGGGCAGTTCAAGAACACTTGGGACATCTTTAAGGTTACCGTGAGGAATGAGGGCTTTTTGGCATTATACAAGGGTATG ATGTCCCCTCTTCTCGGTGTTGCTGCCGtcaactctcttctttttaccGCCTACGGCACTGCTCGTCGTATTGTCTCTCCGTATCCCgacctttccatccctcaAGTTGCCACTGCTGGCGCTATGGCCGGTGCGGCCAACGCTGTCTTGGCCTCTCCC GTTGAGATGTTCAAGATTAAGATGCAAGGACAGTACGGCGGAAAGGACGATAAGAGACTTGGACGAGTCGTTGGTGACATGTGGAAGGAATATGGATTTCGAAACGGTATCATGCGAGGATACTGG GTCACTGTCATTCGCGAAATTCCTGCTTACGCGGGTTTCTATGCTG GCTACGAATACAGCAAGCGTTGGTTTGCCAAGCACTATGCTCCTAACAATCTCCCTGTCTGGACGCTCCTCACGTCCGGTGCTGTCGGCGGCGTTTCCTACTGGCTTGCTTGTTACCCTCTCGATGTCGTCAAGTCTCGAGTACAGATGGCGAGGCTTCCACCAAGCAAGGGACGGTGGTTAAGCGGAGGTTACGTTGCAAGAGAGATAAATGCGATCGTCATGGAAGGTGGTGTAAGCTCATTGTTCCGTGGTATTGGGCCGTCTCTTGTCAGGGCTGTGCCCGCTGCCGGTGCTACCTTTGCCGCTTATGAAGTTGCGAGGG AATACATAATCAACCACAACCTTTTGTAA